From Amycolatopsis sp. YIM 10, the proteins below share one genomic window:
- a CDS encoding ABC transporter permease, with product MSKYRLFWPAAALIALLLVNLALSPSFFAITVRDGHLYGTLIDILRFGAPLVLVALGMTLVVATGGIDLSVGSVVAIGAAIACAQISTLPDQNAAGGVFGALGIALVLCLLLGLCNGFLVSVIGIQPIIATLILMVAGRGLAQLVTGGQIITVDSDPFRVLGGGYWLGLPAPILIALGVVAATALVVRRSALGLLVESVGGNPEASRLAGVRARGLLVLVYVFCGLCAGLAGLMVSSNVSSADGNNAGLWIELDAILAVVIGGTLLSGGRFSLGGTVLGALLIQTLSTTVYTVGVPPESTLLVKALVVTVVCLVQSPAFRAKLRRRRKPPAPAPAEPAAKVEVPA from the coding sequence ATGAGCAAGTACCGGCTGTTCTGGCCCGCGGCCGCGCTGATCGCGCTGCTGCTGGTGAACCTGGCGCTCTCGCCGTCCTTCTTCGCCATCACGGTCCGCGACGGGCACCTCTACGGCACGCTGATCGACATCCTGCGCTTCGGCGCGCCGCTGGTGCTCGTCGCGCTCGGCATGACGCTGGTGGTGGCGACCGGCGGCATCGACCTCTCGGTGGGTTCGGTGGTGGCCATCGGCGCGGCGATCGCCTGCGCGCAGATCAGCACGCTGCCGGACCAGAACGCGGCGGGCGGGGTGTTCGGCGCCCTCGGCATCGCGCTCGTGCTGTGCCTGTTACTGGGGCTGTGCAACGGTTTCCTGGTCTCGGTGATCGGGATCCAGCCGATCATCGCCACGCTCATCCTGATGGTCGCCGGCCGCGGACTGGCGCAGCTGGTCACCGGCGGCCAGATCATCACCGTGGACTCCGACCCGTTCCGCGTGCTCGGTGGCGGGTACTGGCTCGGGCTGCCCGCGCCGATCCTGATCGCGCTCGGGGTGGTGGCCGCGACCGCGCTGGTGGTCCGCCGGTCCGCGCTCGGGCTGCTGGTCGAATCCGTCGGCGGCAATCCCGAGGCGAGCAGGCTGGCCGGGGTGCGTGCCCGCGGCCTGCTGGTCCTGGTCTACGTCTTCTGCGGGCTGTGCGCCGGACTGGCCGGGCTGATGGTCAGCTCGAACGTCTCCAGCGCCGACGGCAACAACGCCGGGCTGTGGATCGAACTCGACGCGATCCTGGCCGTGGTCATCGGCGGCACGCTGCTCTCGGGCGGCCGGTTCTCGCTCGGCGGCACGGTGCTCGGCGCGCTGCTCATCCAGACGCTGTCCACCACCGTCTACACCGTCGGGGTGCCACCGGAGTCGACGCTGCTGGTCAAGGCGCTGGTGGTGACCGTGGTCTGCCTGGTCCAGTCCCCGGCGTTCCGGGCGAAGTTGCGAAGGCGGCGAAAGCCACCGGCGCCCGCACCCGCCGAACCGGCCGCGAAGGTCGAGGTGCCCGCATGA
- a CDS encoding sugar ABC transporter ATP-binding protein translates to MDRTEGAPILTMTGIRKQFPGVVALDDVGFRLFPGEVHALMGENGAGKSTLIKVLTGVYEIDAGSIELSGEPVAFSGPAQAQRHGISTVYQEVNLCPNLSVAENIFLGREPRRFGRIQWGPMRKRAAELVRRLDLDLDVTSELGGHSLAVQQLVAIARAMEVSARVLVLDEPTSSLDTGEVEKLFGVIRSLRAEGVAILFVSHFIDQVFAIADRMTVLRNGKLVGEYLAGEITPVALVTKMIGRELDTLEELEEPRRDWDPSEKKPFATATELGRKGAIEPFSLTIREGEVVGLAGLLGSGRTELARLFFGADHSDTGTLQLDGRSSAPRTPRAAMAAGVAFCSENRKAEGLIEELTVRENIILALQATRGWTRPISRRRQDELAKKYISALGIRPADPDAPVGTLSGGNQQKVLLARWLITEPKLLILDEPTRGIDVGAKAEIQKLVAELADGGMAVLFVSAELEEVLRLSHQVAVLRDHRMVDCLPNSGLTPEAIMRTIAEGAPS, encoded by the coding sequence ATGGACCGCACCGAGGGTGCGCCGATCCTGACCATGACCGGCATCCGCAAGCAGTTCCCCGGGGTCGTCGCGCTCGATGACGTGGGCTTCCGCCTGTTCCCCGGCGAGGTGCACGCGCTGATGGGCGAGAACGGCGCCGGCAAGTCCACCTTGATCAAGGTGCTCACCGGGGTGTACGAGATCGACGCCGGTTCGATCGAGCTGAGCGGTGAGCCGGTGGCCTTCAGCGGTCCGGCGCAGGCCCAGCGCCACGGCATCAGCACGGTGTACCAGGAGGTGAACCTCTGCCCGAACCTTTCGGTGGCGGAGAACATCTTCCTCGGCCGTGAACCCCGCCGGTTCGGCCGGATCCAGTGGGGGCCGATGCGCAAGCGGGCGGCGGAACTGGTGCGGCGCCTGGATCTCGACCTCGACGTGACCAGCGAGCTGGGCGGGCACTCGCTGGCCGTGCAGCAGCTGGTGGCCATCGCGCGGGCGATGGAGGTCTCCGCGCGGGTGCTGGTGCTCGACGAGCCGACGTCCAGTTTGGACACCGGCGAGGTGGAGAAGCTGTTCGGCGTGATCCGGTCGCTGCGCGCCGAGGGCGTGGCGATCCTGTTCGTCTCCCACTTCATCGACCAGGTCTTCGCCATCGCCGACCGGATGACCGTGCTGCGCAACGGAAAACTGGTCGGCGAGTACCTGGCCGGGGAGATCACCCCGGTGGCGCTGGTGACCAAGATGATCGGCCGCGAGCTGGACACCCTGGAGGAACTCGAAGAGCCGCGCCGCGACTGGGACCCGTCGGAGAAGAAGCCGTTCGCCACGGCGACCGAGCTGGGCCGCAAGGGCGCGATCGAGCCGTTCTCGCTGACCATCCGCGAAGGCGAGGTGGTCGGCCTCGCCGGACTGCTGGGATCGGGGCGCACCGAACTCGCGCGGCTGTTCTTCGGCGCCGACCACAGCGACACGGGCACGCTCCAACTCGACGGCCGGTCCTCGGCCCCGCGCACGCCGCGGGCGGCGATGGCGGCCGGGGTCGCCTTCTGCTCGGAGAACCGCAAGGCCGAGGGCCTGATCGAGGAGCTCACCGTGCGGGAGAACATCATTCTCGCGTTGCAGGCCACGCGCGGCTGGACCCGACCGATCTCCCGGCGGCGCCAGGACGAACTGGCCAAGAAGTACATCTCGGCGCTGGGCATCCGCCCGGCCGATCCGGACGCGCCGGTGGGCACGCTCTCCGGTGGCAACCAGCAGAAGGTGCTGCTCGCGCGCTGGCTGATCACCGAGCCGAAGCTGCTCATCCTGGACGAGCCCACGCGCGGCATCGACGTCGGCGCGAAGGCGGAGATCCAGAAGCTGGTCGCCGAGCTGGCCGACGGCGGCATGGCCGTGTTGTTCGTCTCGGCCGAACTGGAGGAGGTACTGCGGTTGAGCCACCAGGTGGCGGTGCTGCGCGACCACCGCATGGTCGACTGCCTGCCGAACTCCGGGCTGACCCCGGAGGCCATCATGCGCACGATCGCCGAAGGAGCGCCGTCATGA
- a CDS encoding ABC transporter substrate-binding protein — translation MLAGCASGGGGTQAGGDEKLTIGFSQVGAESGWRTANTQSIQEAAAAAGVDLKFSDAQQKQENQIKAIRSFIQQRVDVIAFSPVVESGWDTVLKEAKTANIPVILTDRAVDSPDTTLYKTFLGSDFVAEGRKSGEWLTKEFAAATGEVRIVELQGTTGSAPANDRKAGFAEVIGKDPKFKIVASQTGEFTRSKGKEVMEAFLKSQGKIDVLYAHNDDMALGAIEAIEGAGLKPGTDIKIVSVDGVRDALQALADGKINFVVECNPLLGTQLMDLAKKVAAGEQVPPRVETEETVFDQQAAKAALPQRKY, via the coding sequence ATGCTGGCCGGCTGCGCGTCCGGGGGTGGTGGTACCCAGGCCGGCGGCGACGAGAAGCTGACCATCGGCTTCTCCCAGGTCGGCGCGGAGAGCGGGTGGCGCACCGCGAACACCCAGTCGATCCAGGAGGCCGCCGCGGCCGCCGGGGTGGACCTGAAGTTCTCCGACGCGCAGCAGAAGCAGGAGAACCAGATCAAGGCGATCCGCTCGTTCATCCAGCAGCGGGTGGACGTGATCGCCTTCTCGCCGGTGGTCGAATCCGGCTGGGACACCGTGCTCAAGGAGGCCAAGACGGCCAACATCCCGGTGATCCTGACCGACCGCGCGGTGGACTCGCCCGACACCACGCTCTACAAGACCTTCCTGGGATCGGACTTCGTCGCCGAGGGCCGCAAGTCCGGCGAGTGGCTGACCAAGGAGTTCGCCGCCGCCACCGGTGAGGTGCGGATCGTGGAACTGCAGGGCACCACCGGTTCCGCGCCGGCCAACGACCGCAAGGCCGGGTTCGCCGAGGTGATCGGCAAGGACCCGAAGTTCAAGATCGTCGCCTCCCAGACCGGGGAGTTCACCCGGTCCAAGGGCAAAGAGGTGATGGAGGCCTTCCTCAAGTCGCAGGGCAAGATCGACGTGCTCTACGCGCACAACGACGACATGGCGCTGGGCGCGATCGAGGCGATCGAGGGTGCCGGGCTCAAGCCGGGCACCGACATCAAGATCGTCTCGGTGGACGGGGTGCGCGACGCGCTGCAGGCACTGGCCGACGGCAAGATCAACTTCGTGGTCGAGTGCAACCCGCTGCTCGGCACCCAGCTGATGGACCTGGCCAAGAAGGTGGCCGCCGGTGAACAGGTGCCGCCGCGGGTGGAGACCGAGGAGACGGTCTTCGACCAGCAGGCCGCCAAGGCCGCGCTGCCCCAGCGCAAGTACTGA